One window from the genome of Haladaptatus paucihalophilus DX253 encodes:
- a CDS encoding PrkA family serine protein kinase: MTEGSDYIDDANRELRETYEEPMSLAEYVDAAFENPTIASHASKYLLEAIESMGTRTVVEEGEEKERYRFFDDPHNDGEHAILGNTEVLNAFVDDLRSIAARRGKEEKIIWFAGPTATGKSELKRCLVNGLREYSKTPEGRRYTVEWNIATATDAPGLTYGDDAVATSEENWFASPVQSHPLLVFPPRVRERLLDRLNDTIDDHLDILVEGKLDPFSREAYDYLEEQYRRDGEEELFSAITDPAHLRVKNYVVDVGDGIGVLHSEDSGRPKQRLVGSWMQGMLQELDSRGRKNPQAFSYDGVLSQGNGLLTIVEDAAQHADLLQKLLNVPDEKAVKLDKGIQMDIDTQLVIISNPDLEAQLNQHADAGGADPLRALKRRLDRREFRYLTNLSLEAELIRRELTNETAVWQADVYDELDARIREPVGVRVRDGDAINERELAPHAIEAAALYSVVSRLDASDVPAGLDLVDKAVLFDRGYLLDGDERIEKDDFDFDDDATDGSGGIPVTYTRDIIAGLLNEIRDRHHSDYDVEQVIMPRDVLNVMAESIGDAPVFSAAERTEYENRLVPVKNYIFQQQEGDVLDAIMRDRRVDEETVAEYIEHVYAWATGEEVENERGERIEPDALKMKVFETEHLGRFTPDAYEANHEASPAVAEFRRNKVITALNRHAWENRNEEFEVGNIDPKEVPIIKTVLANNDWDDVHRVYEDFNPSQWENPPKNTETAEVKEQTIQNLQDLFGYSPASAELTSQHVMNQVSYKWD; this comes from the coding sequence GTGACCGAAGGGAGCGACTACATCGACGACGCGAACCGTGAACTCCGCGAGACGTACGAGGAGCCGATGAGCCTCGCGGAGTACGTAGACGCGGCGTTCGAAAACCCGACCATCGCCTCGCACGCGAGCAAGTACCTCCTCGAAGCCATCGAGTCCATGGGGACTCGAACGGTGGTCGAAGAGGGCGAGGAGAAGGAGCGCTACCGCTTCTTCGACGACCCCCACAACGACGGGGAACACGCCATCCTCGGCAACACCGAGGTGCTCAACGCGTTCGTGGACGACCTGCGGTCCATCGCGGCGCGGCGCGGCAAGGAGGAGAAGATAATCTGGTTCGCCGGGCCGACGGCGACCGGGAAGTCCGAGCTGAAACGCTGTCTCGTCAACGGACTCCGCGAGTACTCGAAGACGCCCGAGGGACGGCGCTACACCGTCGAGTGGAACATCGCCACCGCGACGGACGCGCCGGGACTCACCTACGGCGACGACGCGGTTGCGACGAGCGAGGAGAACTGGTTCGCCAGTCCCGTTCAGTCGCATCCGCTGCTCGTCTTCCCGCCGCGGGTGCGCGAGCGACTGCTCGACAGGCTGAACGACACCATCGACGACCACCTCGACATCCTCGTCGAGGGGAAACTCGACCCGTTCAGCCGGGAGGCTTACGACTATCTGGAAGAGCAGTACCGACGCGACGGTGAGGAAGAACTGTTCTCAGCCATCACCGACCCGGCGCACCTCCGGGTGAAGAACTACGTCGTTGACGTCGGCGACGGCATCGGCGTCCTCCACTCGGAGGACAGCGGCCGCCCGAAACAGCGACTGGTCGGCAGTTGGATGCAGGGGATGTTGCAGGAACTCGACTCGCGGGGGCGCAAGAACCCGCAGGCGTTCAGCTACGACGGCGTGCTCTCGCAGGGCAACGGCCTGCTGACCATCGTGGAGGACGCTGCCCAACACGCCGACTTGCTCCAGAAACTGCTCAACGTGCCGGACGAGAAGGCGGTGAAACTGGACAAGGGCATCCAGATGGACATCGACACGCAACTCGTCATCATCTCGAACCCCGACCTCGAAGCGCAGTTGAACCAACACGCGGACGCCGGGGGAGCGGACCCCCTCCGCGCGCTGAAGCGCCGCCTCGACCGTCGGGAGTTCCGCTACCTCACGAATCTCAGTTTGGAGGCCGAACTCATCAGGCGCGAACTCACGAACGAGACGGCGGTGTGGCAGGCGGACGTGTACGACGAACTCGACGCCCGGATTCGGGAACCGGTCGGCGTGCGGGTTCGGGACGGCGACGCCATCAACGAGCGCGAACTCGCTCCCCACGCCATCGAAGCCGCCGCGCTGTACAGCGTGGTGTCCCGACTCGACGCGAGCGACGTGCCCGCCGGACTCGACCTCGTGGACAAGGCCGTCCTCTTCGACCGCGGCTACCTGCTGGACGGCGACGAGCGCATCGAGAAGGACGACTTCGACTTCGACGACGACGCGACGGACGGGTCGGGCGGCATCCCGGTCACGTACACCCGTGATATCATTGCCGGACTGCTCAACGAAATCCGTGACCGCCACCACTCCGACTACGACGTCGAGCAGGTCATCATGCCCCGCGACGTTCTCAACGTGATGGCCGAGAGCATCGGTGACGCCCCCGTCTTCTCCGCGGCGGAGCGCACCGAGTACGAAAACCGCCTCGTCCCCGTGAAAAACTACATCTTCCAACAGCAGGAGGGCGACGTGCTGGACGCCATCATGCGCGACCGGCGCGTGGACGAGGAGACCGTCGCCGAGTACATCGAACACGTCTACGCGTGGGCGACCGGCGAGGAGGTCGAAAACGAACGCGGCGAGCGTATCGAACCGGACGCGCTGAAGATGAAGGTGTTCGAGACGGAGCACCTCGGCCGGTTCACCCCCGACGCCTACGAGGCGAACCACGAGGCGAGCCCCGCGGTGGCCGAGTTCCGCCGGAACAAGGTCATCACCGCCCTGAACCGCCACGCGTGGGAGAACCGGAACGAGGAGTTCGAAGTCGGCAACATCGACCCGAAGGAGGTTCCGATCATCAAAACAGTGCTTGCAAACAACGACTGGGACGACGTGCACCGTGTCTACGAGGATTTCAACCCGAGCCAGTGGGAGAATCCGCCGAAGAACACCGAGACGGCCGAGGTGAAAGAACAGACCATCCAGAACCTACAGGACCTGTTCGGCTACTCGCCCGCCTCGGCGGAACTGACGAGTCAGCACGTCATGAATCAGGTGAGCTACAAATGGGACTGA
- a CDS encoding DUF7504 family protein translates to MTTAGDSSFGVGSGLLFTAAMGRGDDSDCVRQLSVGDGSDRNVLIVTYNRAPEVVYKHWESRIGDEPTEFGVVAVGGGGARTGTHRLQPGDDNDVSLANPASLGRLETTIHLYLDEWAANDYPTILCFDSISAVLRHVDRTTAFRFLHSLTEFLRQRDIVAHFHLDPDQHDETTVAMLRSLFDVAGECHESGFEKPVPAEILSSLLGAPRRRLVCRYLSEVVDSAPISAIAEQVAAWERSGTPSENEIERVHITLHHVHLPALAAVGVLERDEETVSARTEAETLKQYVRLTADDAATGTTPVFPGQEPVRIDDRAMDESSEAYWTVYGTAPDSVVVTLARALGDVSDSHATELRPVLAEVIDIDALQRLAEHTDISVYATFEYEGYEVVVDSGEIKLYDSR, encoded by the coding sequence ATGACCACAGCAGGCGATTCATCATTCGGCGTCGGAAGCGGTCTTCTCTTTACCGCCGCGATGGGGAGAGGGGACGATAGCGACTGCGTACGCCAACTCTCCGTCGGCGACGGGAGCGACCGAAACGTCCTCATCGTGACGTACAACCGAGCGCCGGAAGTCGTGTACAAACACTGGGAGTCGCGCATCGGCGACGAACCGACGGAGTTCGGCGTCGTCGCCGTCGGTGGCGGTGGTGCACGGACCGGAACGCACCGGTTGCAACCCGGCGACGACAACGACGTCTCGCTTGCGAACCCCGCCAGTCTCGGCCGACTCGAAACCACGATTCACCTATATCTGGACGAGTGGGCCGCGAACGACTATCCGACGATACTCTGTTTCGACTCGATTTCGGCGGTGCTTCGTCACGTGGACCGGACGACCGCGTTTCGATTCCTGCACTCGCTGACGGAGTTTCTCCGCCAACGCGATATCGTCGCGCACTTCCATCTCGACCCGGACCAGCACGACGAGACGACGGTAGCCATGCTACGCTCGCTGTTCGATGTCGCTGGCGAATGTCACGAAAGCGGGTTCGAGAAACCCGTCCCCGCCGAAATTCTCTCGTCGCTTCTCGGCGCGCCGCGCCGCCGACTGGTCTGTCGTTACCTTTCCGAAGTCGTGGATTCCGCGCCCATCTCGGCTATCGCGGAGCAGGTCGCCGCGTGGGAGCGGTCGGGAACGCCGAGCGAAAACGAGATAGAACGTGTTCACATCACTCTTCATCACGTCCATCTCCCGGCGTTGGCCGCGGTCGGCGTTCTCGAACGCGACGAAGAGACCGTCTCCGCAAGGACCGAGGCGGAGACGTTGAAACAATACGTCCGGTTGACGGCGGACGACGCCGCGACGGGGACGACACCCGTCTTTCCGGGCCAAGAGCCGGTTCGAATCGACGACCGGGCGATGGACGAGTCGAGCGAAGCGTACTGGACGGTGTACGGGACGGCGCCCGATTCGGTCGTCGTGACGCTCGCACGGGCGCTCGGCGACGTTTCGGACAGCCACGCGACGGAACTACGGCCCGTCCTCGCCGAGGTCATCGACATCGACGCGTTGCAGCGACTCGCCGAACACACCGATATCTCGGTCTACGCGACGTTCGAGTACGAAGGATACGAAGTGGTGGTCGATAGCGGTGAGATCAAACTCTACGACTCACGCTAG
- a CDS encoding YeaH/YhbH family protein yields MGLRDDLERYSEVGEDRREDLAEFIQYGDLGQSLPDEIHIPIKIVDLPEFQYDRRDKGGVGQGEPDVGDPVGQPQPQPGDDGDEGDPGDESDEHGYYEMDPEEFAEELDDELGLNLQPKGKEVIEEIEGDFTDMTKTGPDSTLDFERMFKEGLKRKLAMDFDPDYIREAMGVEGWGPDEVFRWARENNLTVSKRWVEENYDDLPEDERSKWESIEEMESNVQPTSTAQKIREHGVKNIPFRREDERYRYPEIIEEREKNVVVVNIRDVSGSMREKKRELVERTFTPLDWYLTGKYDTAEFVYIAHDAEAWRVERDDFFGIRSGGGTKISSAYELAGQILEEEYPWADWNRYVFAAGDSENSRNDTEENVIPRMEEIPANLHAYVETQPEGKAINATHAEEVERHFAETDNVAVSYVNGPEDVTSAIYEILSTEAS; encoded by the coding sequence ATGGGACTGAGAGACGACCTCGAACGGTACAGCGAAGTCGGCGAGGACCGCCGCGAGGACCTCGCCGAGTTCATCCAGTACGGTGACCTCGGTCAGAGTCTCCCGGACGAGATTCACATCCCCATCAAAATCGTGGACCTCCCGGAGTTCCAGTACGACCGCCGCGACAAGGGCGGCGTCGGCCAAGGGGAACCCGACGTGGGCGACCCGGTCGGCCAGCCACAGCCACAACCCGGCGACGACGGGGACGAGGGCGACCCTGGCGACGAGTCGGACGAACACGGCTACTACGAGATGGACCCGGAGGAGTTCGCCGAGGAACTCGACGACGAACTCGGGTTGAACCTCCAACCGAAGGGCAAGGAAGTCATCGAGGAGATAGAGGGCGACTTCACCGATATGACGAAGACCGGCCCCGACAGCACGCTCGACTTCGAGCGCATGTTCAAGGAGGGGCTGAAACGCAAGCTCGCGATGGACTTCGACCCCGACTACATCCGCGAAGCGATGGGCGTCGAGGGCTGGGGACCGGACGAGGTGTTCCGCTGGGCGCGGGAAAACAACCTCACCGTCTCGAAGCGGTGGGTCGAGGAGAACTACGACGACCTGCCCGAAGACGAGCGCTCGAAGTGGGAGAGCATCGAGGAGATGGAGTCGAACGTCCAGCCGACGAGCACCGCGCAGAAGATTCGGGAACACGGCGTCAAGAACATCCCGTTCCGGCGGGAGGACGAACGCTACCGCTACCCCGAAATCATCGAGGAGCGCGAGAAGAACGTCGTCGTCGTCAACATCCGCGACGTGTCCGGGTCGATGCGCGAGAAGAAACGAGAACTGGTCGAGCGGACGTTCACCCCGCTGGACTGGTACCTCACCGGAAAGTACGACACGGCGGAGTTCGTCTACATCGCCCACGACGCGGAGGCGTGGCGGGTCGAACGCGACGATTTCTTCGGTATCCGGTCGGGCGGGGGGACGAAAATATCGTCGGCCTACGAACTCGCGGGCCAAATCCTCGAAGAGGAGTACCCGTGGGCCGACTGGAACCGCTACGTGTTCGCGGCGGGCGACAGCGAGAACAGCCGGAACGACACGGAGGAGAACGTCATCCCCCGGATGGAGGAGATTCCGGCGAACCTGCACGCCTACGTCGAAACGCAACCGGAGGGCAAGGCCATCAACGCGACCCACGCGGAGGAGGTCGAACGGCACTTCGCCGAGACGGATAACGTCGCCGTCAGCTACGTCAACGGCCCGGAGGACGTGACGAGTGCGATTTACGAAATCCTGAGCACGGAGGCATCATGA
- a CDS encoding SpoVR family protein: MNERIETQREAEQVREPVVEARKLARKLGLDPYPVKYWIVDYDEMNELIAYDGFQERYPHWRWGMKYDRQQKQGQFGGGKAFEIVINDDPAHAFLQQSNSLADQKAVITHVEAHSDFFANNRWYRMFADDLDAAALLSRHADRVRRIMADPEIDREEVEKWIDNVLCLQDNIDQHQAFKNQHRVEDEEHETDELADQLEDMNLSDEVRDEVFDDEWLEAQQEKQAGTLEEPEKDILAYLRDHGHAYDPEEGKAVEMEEWQTEILEMLRTESYYFAAQKTTKVMNEGWAAYWESMMMGEECFAGADEFIEYADHQARVLGSPGLNPYKLGKQLWEYIENTENRREVVRKLLRVKGITWRNFHDVVDFDRVADLIEPDPALETISSETLSDLESLPSETVDAEALERAEEGEIDVDSHPWKVLTYEGLAERHFSLCKLQNQGFLEAIPQADLEQYARYMMDDERYESVEEAMADVAYTAGWDRMYEVRSSHNDVTFLDGFLTKEFVVDNDYFTYEFSRTTGDYRVTSTEYEDVKKKLMLQFTNFGKPTMAVYDGNYDNKSELLLGHHYNGVMLDLDQATRTLERIYDLWGHPVNLKTIVKEIDERDAEIARRRDREPEPEEQGKLIRYDGNEFEMRDLPWSEVEDIAATDVDYNTKPDEWLA, from the coding sequence ATGAACGAGCGAATCGAAACGCAGCGCGAGGCGGAACAGGTGCGCGAACCGGTCGTGGAAGCGCGAAAACTCGCGCGGAAACTCGGGCTCGACCCCTACCCCGTGAAGTACTGGATCGTCGATTACGACGAGATGAACGAACTCATCGCCTACGACGGGTTTCAGGAGCGATACCCGCACTGGCGCTGGGGGATGAAGTACGACCGCCAGCAAAAGCAGGGGCAGTTCGGCGGGGGCAAGGCGTTCGAAATCGTCATCAACGACGACCCGGCTCACGCCTTCCTCCAGCAGTCCAACAGCCTCGCGGACCAGAAGGCGGTCATCACCCACGTCGAAGCCCACTCGGACTTCTTCGCCAACAACCGCTGGTATCGGATGTTCGCGGACGACCTCGACGCGGCGGCGCTCCTCTCGCGCCACGCCGACCGCGTGCGTCGTATCATGGCCGACCCCGAAATCGACCGCGAGGAGGTCGAGAAGTGGATCGACAACGTGCTCTGTCTGCAGGACAACATCGACCAGCATCAGGCGTTCAAAAACCAGCACCGGGTCGAAGACGAGGAGCACGAGACCGACGAACTCGCGGACCAACTGGAAGACATGAACCTCAGCGACGAGGTTCGTGACGAGGTGTTCGACGACGAGTGGCTGGAAGCTCAACAGGAAAAACAGGCCGGAACGCTCGAAGAACCGGAAAAGGACATCCTCGCGTACCTCCGCGACCACGGGCACGCCTACGACCCCGAGGAGGGCAAGGCGGTCGAGATGGAGGAGTGGCAGACGGAGATTCTGGAGATGCTCCGCACGGAGTCCTACTACTTCGCGGCCCAGAAGACGACGAAGGTGATGAACGAAGGGTGGGCCGCCTATTGGGAGTCGATGATGATGGGCGAGGAGTGCTTCGCGGGCGCGGACGAGTTCATCGAGTACGCCGACCACCAAGCGCGCGTCCTCGGGTCGCCGGGGCTGAATCCCTACAAACTCGGCAAACAGCTGTGGGAGTACATCGAGAACACCGAAAACCGGCGCGAGGTCGTTCGGAAGCTCCTCCGCGTGAAGGGAATCACGTGGCGTAACTTCCACGACGTGGTGGATTTCGACCGCGTTGCGGACCTCATCGAACCCGACCCGGCGCTCGAAACGATATCGTCGGAGACGCTTTCCGACCTCGAATCGCTCCCGTCCGAGACGGTCGACGCGGAGGCGCTGGAGCGCGCCGAGGAGGGCGAAATCGACGTCGATTCCCATCCGTGGAAAGTGCTCACCTACGAGGGGCTCGCCGAGCGACACTTCTCGCTCTGCAAACTCCAGAATCAGGGCTTCCTCGAAGCCATCCCGCAAGCGGATTTGGAGCAGTACGCCCGCTACATGATGGACGACGAGCGGTACGAAAGCGTCGAGGAAGCGATGGCGGACGTGGCGTACACCGCCGGGTGGGACCGGATGTACGAAGTCCGGTCCAGTCACAACGACGTGACGTTCCTCGACGGCTTCCTGACGAAGGAGTTCGTGGTCGATAACGACTACTTCACCTACGAGTTCAGTCGGACGACCGGCGACTACCGGGTGACGAGCACGGAGTACGAGGACGTAAAGAAGAAGTTGATGCTCCAGTTCACCAACTTCGGGAAGCCGACGATGGCCGTCTACGACGGCAACTACGACAACAAGAGCGAACTCCTGCTCGGCCACCACTACAACGGCGTCATGCTCGACCTCGACCAAGCGACGCGTACGCTGGAGCGCATCTACGACCTCTGGGGCCACCCGGTGAACCTGAAGACCATCGTGAAGGAAATCGACGAACGCGACGCCGAAATCGCCCGGCGGCGCGACCGCGAACCGGAACCCGAGGAGCAAGGAAAACTCATCCGCTACGACGGCAACGAGTTCGAGATGCGCGACTTGCCGTGGAGCGAAGTCGAGGACATCGCGGCGACGGACGTGGATTACAACACGAAACCGGACGAGTGGCTAGCGTGA